The Elusimicrobiota bacterium sequence CGATGAGGGGCGGCTGGTGAGTTCCTCTGCGTCGGGCGAAAATCCCCCGGCTCTTTTTTCCCGGGTTCCGGATCTTTGGCGGGAACGCCTCACCCGGCTCGGCGGAATCGCCGCCCAAAACCATCTCCCCGCCGCCGCCGTGGGGGGCTGTGTGCGGGATCTCCTACTGGGTTTAAATCCGAAAGATTGGGACGTTGTGGTCGAAGGGCGGGCGGCGCCGCTGGTTCACTCCGCCGCCAAGGTCCTTTCCGCCCGGGTGGTCGAGCACCCGCGTTTCATGACCTTCACTCTCCATTTTCAAGACGGCACACACCTGGATGTCGCGACCGCTCGGGCGGAAACCTATTCCCAATCGGGTGCTCTCCCGCTGGTTCGCCGAGCGACGTTGGCCGAGGACGCCCGGCGAAGAGATTTCACCTCGAACGCCCTTTATTTGAGCCTCAGCCCCGAATCCGGTTCTCTCTTGGACCCCACGGGGGGGCAGGCAGACATGAAAGCCCGACTTCTCCGTGCCCTGCACGATCAAAGTTTTATCGACGACCCGACTCGCCTCCACCGCGCGGCCCGTTACTCCTCTCGCTATGGGTGGGCCGTGGAAGAGAAAACCATGGGTTTCATTCGTGAAGCCGTGAGCGAGGAACGTCCCAGATCCGTCAGTCTGGTGAGACTGCGGCATGAGCTATTCCGAATTTTAGAGGAAGAGGATCCGGTTCCCGCTCTCCGTTCCACATGGGAGTGGGGCCTTTGGAAATTCTGGGACGCCGACTGGAAGTTGACCGATGTTCTGGCTCAACGGGTGAAATCCACGCCAAGGGAATCCCCTCCCGTTCAGCGGTTGGCCGCTTTTTTGAGCCCCCATCCAATCACCGCGGAGGCGGCGCTCAAGCGATTTTCCACACCCATGGATTTGCGGAGAAGGGTTCTTGCCTTTCTCGCTCAGGGCCAGCCGATCGAACGCGCGTAGGATGAAGGCCCCACGAGTAAGGACCTCGACCTGGAAAAAGGTGGCCCCATAAATGGGGCAACTACAAACGGAATGTTCAGTCGTAAACACCAGGCGGCTAAAGAGACACGAGACACGGTTTGTGAGTTTCGCGTATAGTATAATACTTTAGGGCGTCCCCCGGTGTTAGAAGTGGAGGTGGGTTTCGGCGGTGTAGCGGGTGACTTTGGAGGCGGTGGGGCCGTAGAGGTCGCCGGGGAAGAAATAGGCCATTCCGAGATTGAAAGTGACGAAACCGGTGTAGCGGAAGGACAGGCCGGCGTCCAGTTCGGCGCCGAGGCTGTTTTGGCCGGCGACTTTGACGCGGGAGTCGTAGGTGTAATAATCCAGGGAGCCGGTCCAATGAATCTTCTGGACCGTGAAAATGCCTAAACCCATGGTTTTAATGCCGGAGGCTCCGGGCGGGAGGCCGGTGTCGGTGGGGGAAAAGGGGGACGACGGGCTGTAGGCGTCGGAGAGCGTGGCGCCGAAATGTTGGCCCCACCCGGCGCGTTGAAGGCCGTCCCAGCGGCCGGCGAAACTCGCGCGGAAGGCTTCGTCTTTGTCGGCGGTGCCGGGGTCGTCTCCTGAACCGGAGGCGTAAAGGGCTTTGACCCCGAAGCGGCCAAACTTCGCGGTGTCCGATTGGGCCCCCAGTTCCAACCGCTCGCCAAGACCCGCGATGGTGGTGTTCACGCCGCCGGGCCCCACGTTGGCGTCTCCCTTTTCCATGGCCACTTCCATCTTGTAGTAGGCGTCTTTTAGATTACCGAACAGGCGAAGGTCGTAGAAGTTTCGGACCACATGAGCGGCCGTGGTTGTGGCCCCGGCCAGGGTGTAGGGTGACGGGCCGCTGTTATTCTCCTGAATCCAAGCCAATTCCCAGCGAAGGTCGCCCTGGTCCAGGGCTCCCACCACGCCGTTTAAATCCGAATCGTTGTGCCCCTCGAGGCTTTCGGTGATCTTGGCGGTGAAAAGGTCCAGGCTAGCTCTTCGAGGCAAGGCGATTTTTGCGCGGAGGGCGTTGAACCCCAGCTGATCATCGGAAACCAGCATCCCGTCCCCGATGACGATGGGCTGACGGCCGATGGTGATATCAAGGTGTTTGTTCATGAGGTTCGGCATGTGCAGATACACCTGTTCGATCCAGGGCGTTCCATCGGTTTTGGGGTAGCGGGAGACGGGCGCTGAGGTGCTCCCTTCCAAGCCCCAAATGCTGACGGATTGCACCCGAATCCCCGCCTCCACATCTTCGTTCAACCAGCCCGTCATATAGAGGCGGGCCTGGTGGGAATAGTAACTCAGGTTGTCGCGGGTGTCCGGTTGGGTGTCGTTATTTTGAATGCCGATGGCGCGAAGGCGGTAATCCAGGCCCAGATTGAGGGCGGAGACCTCGGCACGAGCAAGTCCTGCCGCCAGGAGAAGAAGAACCAATGCTATGGCGCTTTTCATGGGAAGAATTCTAGCAAAAAAAAAAGTAACCCCGCCCTCCGGTTCACCGGAGGGCGGGGTTACGGGTAAATACAGTTTCAGGCGATTAGTTCGATCCGAATTTAAGGTCCAACTTCGCCCAAAGTTTCGACACGTTCTCGTCTGGAGCGCCGGCGCCGCCCGTCAGCAAATCATCGGGGGCTAGCATGGCGTACCCGGCTTTAACGGCGATGTCGTCGGAATGGGCATACGCGATGGCAAGATCAAGCTCATTTCCAATCTTGTTCCCAAGGACGGGAGCCGATTTGTCCGTTTTAACCATGTAATAATCGCCCATGGTCGTGAACTTTCTTCCCATCCAAGGCAGAACATAAGATCCGCCAAGGGTGACAACGTTCAATCCCAACGGTGTTTCCACTCCAGCGCCGGGCAATCCGTTGGCCACCGTGAACTCGTTGTCGTTGGAGAGGATCTCGCCGTAACGATAGTCGGAGCTTATGGAATGGAACGATTTGTCGTCGTTCCCTGTGTCGTCTCCTGAGCCCATGGCATATTGGGCATGGACATCAAAACCCATGTCCTTGTTTCCAAAGGCGCCCTTGACCAGCATGGCATTGCCCTTATAGTTGATTTTGGTACCGCTGTTGTTGTCCTGGCCGCCGTTCATCGCGTATTCCACGCTGGCGGTCAATTGGTCGTCAAACGCCACGATCCCCGCACGAAGGTCCATGACCGTGAGAGTGACGTTGTCGTTGGTGGCGGTGCCGCTGGTGTTGTTCGCCTGGTAGTACCCGATTTCCAGGGGAACTTTAATCTTGTCCAACGCGATGAGCTCATCGGAGGCGGCGGTGATCCAGCTGAGGTTGATGTCCCCCGGTCCAGCGGCGCCGGCGCCAGGGATATTGTTGTTGTCATACATCTTTCCGGTCGCCCCGAAGAGGTTGATTTTGCTGAACTTCTTGGAGATGGCCAAGGCGTCCAGGGCGTTCACGGATAAGGCGTCGTCGTTAACGGGGCCCAAGAACAAGATCAGGTCCCCTTCATGGCCCACATACTGGCGACCGAGACGAACCGTGTCCAATCCCAGGAAGTTTACCATGTCAACGTAGGCGTTTTGTATCGTGACGGCGGTCTGCTCCGTGTCAAGGTTCGTCGCGCCATTTCCATACTGCGCGGCGAAGGTTGCATCCGGATTCCGGACAAACTCCAACCGGCCTGAGACGTCCTTGTTTAGGTCCATGTTGATCCCCAGGCGAACCCGAGTGAGGGTGTCGCCCCGGTGATCGTCAGCGGCGGAGAAGTCCGTCTCGTTGTTCGCACTAACGCCCTTCACCTCCAAACTGCCGTCCACCTTGATGTTCTTAAGCCCCAGCATTTCCGCTTGGACCGAGGCTCCGAAAAGCCCCAACAACACCAACCCTGCAAGTAGCTTTCTCATTCTGGATGATTCCTCCTTCGTTGGAAGCGAAAGGGGATGCTTCGTCGCGCCCCCTCCCGTTAGTGCCCACCGAACCCGATTTCAAGCCTTCCCTCAGGGTGCAAGAAGCGGGCTCGCCGTGCGAGCCGGTCATCCTGCGTTCCTTTGGATCAGTCCTTCCCCGGCGCCTTCGGTGAGAGCGCGCGGGGAATCGGACTGTTTTTCAAGGAACCTGAAACCGATTTTATTCTACAACTACGTGAGAAATTAAGTCAAACACTTTTCGGCATAGGCATTTCCCGGTTTTTTAGTGCGTTGGCCGCTTTGTTGCAGAGAAGTGGGTACCTGAGTTGACCGGGTGTTCGGCAATTTCCTGGTTGGCCAATGACGGGAAAAATTATAGTCTTGTCAGATCCAAGATCGGGAACTCTCTCATGTTTTCGGGGTCGAAGACCCTGTGGGCAGAAGAAATTTAGTAAGGAAGGAATACTTTGACCGAAAATCCAGGACATTCGTCTCATCCCGCCCATCCCCACCACGGCGGCCAAGGGGGGGCTTCTCCTGCGCCCCGGCATGAGCCGGGGCGGGGAAAGTTGCGGGTGAAGGGTCCGCTTCATGCTTTCATTCAGAGGGTCGTCGCCCCCTTTGCGAAAAAACACAAGGTCGCTTTCATGGCGATCGTGGTGATTTTGGGTCTTCTCTTAATGATAGGGGGTATGAAGCTTTTTGGACTTTTTAGCGGGAAAGG is a genomic window containing:
- a CDS encoding CCA tRNA nucleotidyltransferase; translation: MSSSASGENPPALFSRVPDLWRERLTRLGGIAAQNHLPAAAVGGCVRDLLLGLNPKDWDVVVEGRAAPLVHSAAKVLSARVVEHPRFMTFTLHFQDGTHLDVATARAETYSQSGALPLVRRATLAEDARRRDFTSNALYLSLSPESGSLLDPTGGQADMKARLLRALHDQSFIDDPTRLHRAARYSSRYGWAVEEKTMGFIREAVSEERPRSVSLVRLRHELFRILEEEDPVPALRSTWEWGLWKFWDADWKLTDVLAQRVKSTPRESPPVQRLAAFLSPHPITAEAALKRFSTPMDLRRRVLAFLAQGQPIERA